CCGCAAATTGCCCGTCTACAACATGATAAGCAGCAGATTGCTGAAGTGATGGATTTCCTCAGCGTAACCGACCAGTTCTTCCTCAACCTTGCGATGGCTTACTGTAAAGCGGCGATGGACGCCGGAGCGATGGTGCGTTCTGGCAGTATTGTGACGGCGATGACCCGTAATGGCGACATGTTCGGAATTAGGGTGAGTGGACTTGGCGATCGCTGGTTTACCGCACCGGTTAACACCCCGCAGGGACTGTTCTTTACTGGTTTTTCGCAGGAACAGGCTAACCCTGATATGGGTGATAGCGCCATCACCGAAACGTTTGGCATTGGCGGAGCAGCGATGATCGCCGCACCAGGCGTCACGCGTTTTGTCGGGGCTGGTGGAATGGAAGCGGCGAAATCTGTGTCCGAGGAGATGGCGGAAATCTATCTGGAGCGCAATATGCAGTTGCAGATCCCTGGCTGGGATTTCCAGGGGGCTTGTCTGGGACTCGATATTCGCCGCGTGGTCGAAACGGGGATTACGCCACTGATCAATACCGGTATTGCGCATAAAGAGGCCGGTATTGGTCAGATTGGCGCGGGAACCGTCCGTGCGCCGTTGGCCTGTTTTGAGCTGGCTCTCGAAGCGCTGGCTGAAAGCATGGGCATTAGCTAAAAGAGGCACGCATGATGATCATCCATCCTTTGCTGGCCAGCCAACAGTCCCCGGATTTCCGCCAGTCCTGGCAATTGTCTGGCGTCTGGCGACGCGCGATTAATCTCGTGGCCGAAGGGGGCGCACTGTTGACGTTGCACCGCCAGGGGAGCGGCTTTAGCCCGGCAGGATGGGTGATCCGTACGCATGATTTTGATGCGCTGCGTGCGGTGTTACGTGGAAACGAATCTCCTCAGGCTGTCCCTGGTGGGATCCAACTGGGGCCATTTTTACTGTGCCAGCCGCATCGCCGCTGTTCGTTGAGAATCACTTCCCGGCCACATTCCCCGCGCCTTGCACCTGCCTGGATGGATCGCGGTGAGGAAACGGGATTGTTCGGGCCGTTAATGTTGGCGGCAAACCTGCCTTTGTGCCCCGAACTACGCCAGTTCCGTCACTGCTTTTTCTCGGCGCTTGCGGGGTTGTCGACAGACTGGCGACAGTGGTTAGGCAAGGGGCCCGGGCTAACGCCCAGCCATGATGACACGTTGACCGGCATGCTGCTGGCAGCCTGGTATTTCGGTGCGCTGAATAAGGTTTCCGGCCAACATTTCTTTGCTGCTTCCGGCAACCTTGAACAGGCGACGACCGTGGTTAGCGTGAGCTACTTGCGTTACGCGGCTGCAGGTTACTTCGCTTCACCTTTACTCCACTTTACCCATGCATTGCGTCGTCAGGAAAGACTGGATGCGGCGATTCATTCGCTGCTGGCGCTTGGGCATACCTCCGGCGCAGACACTTTGTTGGGTTTCTGGATTGGACAACAAATCATAGAAGGATAGGGAATGAAAACGCTGGTTGTTGCTCTCGGTGGCAACGCATTATTGCAGCGCGGCGAGGCGCTGACTGCAGAAAATCAATACCGTAATATTGCCAGCGCCGTACCCGCCCTGGCGCGTCTGGCGCGCACATATCGCCTGGCTATTGTCCATGGCAATGGGCCGCAGGTTGGCCTGCTTTCGTTACAGAATCTCGCCTGGAAGGAGGTCGAGCCTTATCCATTAGATGTGCTGGTGGCCGAGACGCAGGGCATGATTGGTTATATGTTGGCCCAGAGCCTGACCGCTGAACCGGAAATGCCGCCAGTGACCACAGTGTTGACACGAATTGTTGTCTCAGAAGACGATCCTGCGTTTATGGCACCGGAAAAATTTATTGGTCCGGTCTATTCGCCAGAAGAACAAACGCAGCTGGAAGCGACCTACGGCTGGCATATGAAGCGTGACGGCAAATACCTGCGGCGCGTTGTCGCTTCGCCAGAACCTCGCCAGATCGTTGAAAGTGACGCCATTAAGCTCTTACTCAAGGAAGGGCATGTGGTGATTTGCAGCGGGGGTGGCGGTGTCCCGGTTACTGGCGAAGGATTAGGGTCTGAAGCGGTCATTGATAAGGACCTGGCGGCGGCGTTGCTGGCTGAACAGATTGATGCCGATGGTCTGGTTATTTTGACCGATGCTGATGCGGTCTATGAAAACTGGGGAACGCCGGAACAGCGCGCGATTCGTCAGGCCTCTCCGGATGAACTGGCGCCGTTTGCTAAAGCAGATGGTTCGATGGGACCAAAGGTCACCGCTGTCAGTGGATATGTGAAACGCCGTGGGAAACCAGCATGGATTGGCGCGCTGTCACGCATTGAAGATACGCTGGCGGGAAATGCTGGAACCTGTATCCGTCTGTAAAAAAACGGGGCGTGTGTATACCCGCCCCGCGTCTTCTTATTTCAGCTTTGACTGCGCCCAGATAATACCGCTGGCATATTCCGGCGGCAGCAGGGGGATAAGCGCTTCCAGTGTCGCGCTAAGGCGCGCGGTATCGCTGTCGCTCAGGTTCAGGTGACCCACCTTACGCCCTTCACGCACTTCTTTGTCATACCAGTGCAGGTGTACCAGCGGTAGCTTCAGCCAGTCGTAGTTCAGGTCGCTACCAATCAGGTTTACCATCACCGAAGGATTATTCACCACCGGCGTAGGTAACGGCAGGTTGGTAATGGCGCGCAGGTGCAGCTCAAACTGGCTGATGCTGGCGCCGTTTTGCGTCCAGTGTCCGCTATTGTGCACGCGCGGAGCCAGTTCGTTGATCAGCAGACCTTCCGGGGTGATGAAACACTCCATCGCCATCACGCCGACATAGCCCAGCTCCTGCATGATGGCGGAGAGCATCGCTTCAGCCTGTGCCTGCTGTCTGGCGTTAGCCTGCGGGAACACCACGCTGGTGCGCAGAATGCCGTCCTGATGCAGGTTATGAGTCAGCGGATAGAAAACGGTGCTGCCGTCATGCGCCCGAGCGCCAACCAGTGAGACTTCGCCAGAGAAGTTGATTCCCCGCTCGACGATGCACTCGCCATAGCAATCATCCGGCAGTTGTGCGGTTTCATTTGCGCGCAAACGCCACTGCCCACGACCGTCGTAGCCGCCGACGCGACGCTTGACGATCGCCAGCTCGCCGAGTTTGTCGAATACCGCAGACCATTCGCTTTTATCTGCCAGCAGTTGCCACGGCGCAGTCGCCAGACCGAGCTTGTCAAAAAGCTGCTTTTGCGTCAGACGGTCGGCAATAATCGGGAAGACGTCGCGGTTAACAAATGCCGGGTGGCGCGCCAGTTCGCGGGTGAGTGCCGTTTCCGGCCAGCGCTCAATCTCAGCGGTGATCACGCTTTGCTGAAAAGGGACAGCAGCCGGTTCAGCGTCCAGCCCGACGGGCCAGACCGCAATGCCCAGCGGCTCGCCGGCCTGACGCAGCATGCGTCCTAGCTGACCGTTACCGAGTACGCAGACCTGCTTCATGC
This window of the Citrobacter freundii ATCC 8090 = MTCC 1658 = NBRC 12681 genome carries:
- a CDS encoding DUF1116 domain-containing protein; the protein is MFTSVAQANTAVIEQIRRARPHWLDVQPAFSLISELNEGKTLLHAGPPMRWQEMTGPMKGACIGACLFEGWANDEMSALALLEQGKVNFVPCHHVNAVGPMGGITSASMPMLVVENITEGNRAYCNLNEGIGKVMRFGAYGEDVQQRLRWMRDVLMPVLSAALGTLEQGIDLTAMMAQGITMGDEFHQRNIASSALLMRTLAPQIARLQHDKQQIAEVMDFLSVTDQFFLNLAMAYCKAAMDAGAMVRSGSIVTAMTRNGDMFGIRVSGLGDRWFTAPVNTPQGLFFTGFSQEQANPDMGDSAITETFGIGGAAMIAAPGVTRFVGAGGMEAAKSVSEEMAEIYLERNMQLQIPGWDFQGACLGLDIRRVVETGITPLINTGIAHKEAGIGQIGAGTVRAPLACFELALEALAESMGIS
- a CDS encoding DUF2877 domain-containing protein, giving the protein MMIIHPLLASQQSPDFRQSWQLSGVWRRAINLVAEGGALLTLHRQGSGFSPAGWVIRTHDFDALRAVLRGNESPQAVPGGIQLGPFLLCQPHRRCSLRITSRPHSPRLAPAWMDRGEETGLFGPLMLAANLPLCPELRQFRHCFFSALAGLSTDWRQWLGKGPGLTPSHDDTLTGMLLAAWYFGALNKVSGQHFFAASGNLEQATTVVSVSYLRYAAAGYFASPLLHFTHALRRQERLDAAIHSLLALGHTSGADTLLGFWIGQQIIEG
- a CDS encoding carbamate kinase, which gives rise to MKTLVVALGGNALLQRGEALTAENQYRNIASAVPALARLARTYRLAIVHGNGPQVGLLSLQNLAWKEVEPYPLDVLVAETQGMIGYMLAQSLTAEPEMPPVTTVLTRIVVSEDDPAFMAPEKFIGPVYSPEEQTQLEATYGWHMKRDGKYLRRVVASPEPRQIVESDAIKLLLKEGHVVICSGGGGVPVTGEGLGSEAVIDKDLAAALLAEQIDADGLVILTDADAVYENWGTPEQRAIRQASPDELAPFAKADGSMGPKVTAVSGYVKRRGKPAWIGALSRIEDTLAGNAGTCIRL
- the purK gene encoding 5-(carboxyamino)imidazole ribonucleotide synthase, with protein sequence MKQVCVLGNGQLGRMLRQAGEPLGIAVWPVGLDAEPAAVPFQQSVITAEIERWPETALTRELARHPAFVNRDVFPIIADRLTQKQLFDKLGLATAPWQLLADKSEWSAVFDKLGELAIVKRRVGGYDGRGQWRLRANETAQLPDDCYGECIVERGINFSGEVSLVGARAHDGSTVFYPLTHNLHQDGILRTSVVFPQANARQQAQAEAMLSAIMQELGYVGVMAMECFITPEGLLINELAPRVHNSGHWTQNGASISQFELHLRAITNLPLPTPVVNNPSVMVNLIGSDLNYDWLKLPLVHLHWYDKEVREGRKVGHLNLSDSDTARLSATLEALIPLLPPEYASGIIWAQSKLK